Proteins encoded within one genomic window of Candidatus Desulfarcum epimagneticum:
- a CDS encoding Response regulator, with protein MSDKKRILVVDDEPDFALIVQGNLEKEGFEVDVAYNGVEGLEKVKANPPDAIVLDVMMPEKDGYEVCKELKADEKYADIPIVLLTAVASHVTSTRYSHADGMNTEADDYIAKPASAEDILESVKSLLG; from the coding sequence ATGAGCGACAAGAAAAGAATACTGGTAGTGGATGACGAGCCCGATTTCGCTTTGATTGTCCAGGGCAATCTGGAAAAAGAGGGCTTTGAGGTGGATGTGGCCTACAACGGCGTGGAGGGCCTTGAAAAAGTGAAGGCGAACCCCCCGGACGCCATTGTTCTGGATGTGATGATGCCGGAAAAGGACGGCTATGAGGTCTGCAAGGAGCTGAAGGCCGACGAAAAATACGCCGATATCCCCATTGTGCTTTTAACGGCCGTGGCGTCCCATGTCACGTCCACCCGGTATTCCCACGCCGACGGCATGAACACCGAGGCCGACGACTACATCGCCAAACCGGCCTCGGCCGAGGACATCCTGGAGAGCGTCAAGTCCCTGCTCGGTTAG